From Actinopolyspora lacussalsi, a single genomic window includes:
- a CDS encoding glycosyltransferase involved in cell wall biosynthesis (product_source=COG0438; cath_funfam=3.40.50.2000; cog=COG0438; pfam=PF00534,PF13439; superfamily=53756), producing MRVLHVITGLGIGGAELQLYELVRRSRHECEVVTLYNAGEVANMISGAGIPVHDLGMTSNTELGALFRLRSLMRSGGFDAVHTHLYRSCVYGRTAARLAGVPVVVASEHSIGETHLERRRMSAGVRLLYLGSDLFSDTTIAVSDTVATRLRRWGLPARKVRVIPNGVDFDRVAFDPDARARTRNELGLSERHRVVGVLGRLDPNKRFDLLIESATPLLDEDTRLLLVGDGPDRQRLEELAEANGVSDKVIFAGKRSDVASVLSALDLFVACSKQETFGLSVLEALANGLVVLYTTCPALDGVSTDRAIEVAGEVEELRSALRAELSAARPRTQVPELRELYGMDAVTERIDQLYDELLSGRRDGRRVRQQGTVGDPASSGVNP from the coding sequence GTGCGAGTCCTACACGTGATCACCGGCCTGGGGATCGGCGGAGCCGAACTGCAGCTTTACGAGCTGGTACGCCGTAGCAGACACGAATGCGAGGTCGTGACCCTGTACAACGCGGGCGAGGTCGCGAACATGATCTCCGGAGCCGGAATTCCGGTGCACGATCTCGGCATGACCAGCAACACCGAGCTGGGCGCGTTGTTCCGGCTCCGCTCCCTGATGCGTTCCGGCGGGTTCGACGCCGTGCACACGCATCTCTACCGTTCCTGCGTCTACGGTCGGACAGCGGCGCGACTCGCGGGCGTTCCCGTGGTCGTCGCCAGCGAGCACTCCATCGGCGAAACCCACCTCGAGCGCAGACGCATGAGCGCGGGCGTGCGGCTGCTCTACCTGGGCAGCGATCTGTTCTCCGACACCACCATAGCGGTGTCGGACACCGTGGCCACCCGGTTGCGTCGGTGGGGTCTGCCCGCGCGCAAGGTGCGTGTCATTCCGAACGGCGTCGACTTCGACAGGGTCGCCTTCGATCCGGACGCACGCGCACGCACCAGGAACGAACTCGGACTCTCCGAGCGGCACCGGGTGGTCGGAGTGCTCGGCAGGCTCGACCCGAACAAACGGTTCGACCTGCTCATAGAGTCCGCCACTCCGTTGCTGGACGAGGACACCAGGCTGTTGCTGGTGGGCGACGGTCCGGACCGGCAACGGCTGGAGGAACTCGCGGAAGCCAACGGAGTCTCCGACAAAGTCATCTTCGCGGGCAAGCGAAGTGACGTGGCGTCCGTGCTGTCGGCGCTGGACCTCTTCGTCGCCTGCTCCAAGCAGGAGACGTTCGGGCTGTCGGTACTGGAGGCCCTGGCCAACGGGCTCGTGGTGCTCTACACCACCTGCCCGGCACTGGACGGGGTCAGCACCGACCGCGCGATCGAGGTGGCGGGCGAGGTCGAGGAGCTGCGGTCCGCGCTGCGTGCGGAGCTGTCGGCAGCTCGGCCACGCACCCAGGTTCCCGAGTTGCGGGAGCTGTACGGGATGGACGCCGTAACCGAGCGGATCGACCAGCTCTACGACGAGCTGCTGAGCGGTCGTCGTGACGGACGGCGTGTTCGGCAGCAGGGCACCGTAGGCGATCCCGCGAGTTCGGGGGTGAACCCATGA